The following proteins are encoded in a genomic region of Glycine soja cultivar W05 chromosome 17, ASM419377v2, whole genome shotgun sequence:
- the LOC114392794 gene encoding class V chitinase-like, which translates to MPMAYSKSFSFLISILLFIFHNFHVSTAQKIKGGYWFPGSSFAVSDINSTLYTHLFCAFADLNASTYQVTISSSNAPQFSTFTQTVQKKNPSVKTLLSIGGGASNPSTFSAMASQAGRRKTFIDSSIQLARSNNFHGLDMDWEYPSTSTDMTNYGFLIREWRTALVNEARNSGKQILLLVGAVFYSSNYYSLNYTIQDVINAFDFVNVMAYDFYGPNWYPNFTAPPAALYALNHPAANRVSGDMGIRDWIGSGMPASKLVLGVPFYGYAWRLLNSNNRGLFDRANGSAFGGDGSMGYSQIREFVSQNRAACTFNSTVVSDYCSSGTTWIGYDDVQSVSAKVAYAKTNNLGGHFVWHVGADYNWVLSQAASRTWG; encoded by the exons atgcCAATGGCTTACTCAAAAAGTTTTTCATTCCTCATTTCCATTCTCCTTTTCATCTTTCATAATTTCCATGTATCCACTGCACAAAAAATCAAAGGAGGGTACTGGTTCCCCGGCAGCAGTTTTGCAGTGTCAGACATCAACTCCACGCTTTACACCCATCTCTTCTGTGCCTTCGCCGACTTGAACGCCTCTACTTACCAAGTCACCATTTCCTCCTCAAACGCACCTCAGTTCTCAACCTTCACCCAAACCGTTCAGAAAAAGAACCCTTCAGTCAAAACCCTCTTATCCATAGGAGGTGGTGCTTCCAATCCATCAACATTCTCCGCCATGGCGAGCCAAGCCGGTCGCCGGAAAACATTCATCGATTCATCGATACAACTAGCCCGATCGAACAACTTCCACGGCCTCGACATGGATTGGGAGTATCCATCAACTTCTACAGACATGACAAACTACGGTTTCCTCATCAGAGAGTGGAGAACAGCTTTGGTCAACGAGGCTAGAAACTCAGGGAAGCAAATTTTGCTCTTAGTAGGAGCAGTTTTTTACTCTTCCAATTATTACTCATTGAATTACACAATTCAGGATGTAATTAACGCCTTTGACTTTGTGAATGTGATGGCTTATGATTTCTATGGACCAAATTGGTACCCCAATTTCACAGCACCACCAGCTGCTTTATATGCTCTTAACCATCCAGCAGCTAATCGGGTTAGTGGTGACATGGGGATCAGAGATTGGATTGGATCCGGTATGCCTGCGAGTAAACTGGTGCTGGGTGTGCCCTTTTATGGCTATGCATGGCGTTTGTTGAATTCTAATAACCGTGGATTGTTTGATAGAGCTAATGGTTCGGCCTTTGGTGGTGATGGGTCCATGGGGTACAGTCAGATAAGGGAGTTTGTAAGCCAGAATAGAGCAGCGTGTACGTTCAATTCAACTGTGGTCTCTGATTATTGCTCTTCTGGGACAACATGGATTGGTTATGATGACGTGCAGAGTGTGTCTGCAAAGGTTGCTTATGCCAAGACAAATAATTTGGGTGGTCATTTTGTTTGGCACGTTGGTGCGGATTACAATTGGGTTCTTTCTCAAGCAG CTTCCCGGACGTGGGGATGA